One Rhinoraja longicauda isolate Sanriku21f chromosome 14, sRhiLon1.1, whole genome shotgun sequence genomic window, ATGCAAATTGCCACACCAAGCTCACAATCAAAATGATTCTTAGCACACTGGAAATTGACCACATAGTGCACCTTCTTTGATGTACTTCAGTTTCTAGGATGCCTTTTCTGTTTATGGCCTATCATTTTGCCAAGCATTTCACCAATGAATGTGGTTCATACCAAGCCTAATCCATATGGTATTCACTGTTATTGAATTAGAGCATGACTAGGTGAGCAGCTGTCCTTTTCAGACCAAGCCATTAAAAATCAGATGATGCCACATTCACTGACACTCAGCTACATCACATGGGCTTTTCAGTATTTTAAAATGCTAAATCTGCAATTCCATTTAAAATCGCATTCGTTTGCAAAGGGAGATAAAAGAAAAGGCACGTGCCTAAGCTGTCTGTACTGAATAACTCTACTAAtctctttttttttacaaaacatTCTGCTTCACTAATCGCGGTTTATCAAGCTTCCGCCTCAGGGCATGGGCAGCAGAACTATTAAACCCAATGTGAAGTTGCTGCTGCCTCATTTATTGCATTGAACAGGACGGAGCAGAATAACATGGCAGCGATGAAAAAAACATTTGAAGAGCTGAAGAGCACAACGCAGACAGCTGCAAAGGGAATGGCAGACACAACAGGTTAGTAGCTGGGCAAacaggtggagtggggaggggctcATTTGGCACATCAGAAAAGTATAATCACGTTACTGTTTTTAATAGTTAAACTTCTTCCTCACATTTTAGTGCTGGCCGCTCAAGAAGCAGTGCAGCAGGTGGCTGATTCATCCAAGGACACCACTAAAACAGGTGAACTGTGATCTCCACTGCTTCACAATCTGTCTATTGCAAACGCCAATCAGTAACAGAGGATAACATTTCTTTGAAATACACTGTATCTCCACAGAAGATAAATGAATGAAGTGGAAACAATATATAGAAATCATATCTTAATGCACTAACATTTTAAAATACTCCTGTTTTGTGGAAAAAGCTTTGAAGCATAAAATTCTGTTGTAGCATCTTTTAATCTTACAGTGACTGTGCGGAGGTGTTGAATGCTACTCACTCAGATTTGTTTTCATGTGTGTCTCTAGCCACCGAAGAAGCATCAAAACAAACACAAACTGCTATCAACTCCGTTGCTTCCAAGGCACAGGAGGGTATCAAAGGTTTTGGTCAGAGGCTTGTGCAGAAATGAACCTTTGGATTTTCTTTTGCAAAACTAATAAGATTCACAAACATTACCATTCA contains:
- the adirf gene encoding adipogenesis regulatory factor isoform X1, whose amino-acid sequence is MAAMKKTFEELKSTTQTAAKGMADTTVKLLPHILVLAAQEAVQQVADSSKDTTKTATEEASKQTQTAINSVASKAQEGIKGFGQRLVQK
- the adirf gene encoding adipogenesis regulatory factor isoform X2 translates to MAAMKKTFEELKSTTQTAAKGMADTTVLAAQEAVQQVADSSKDTTKTATEEASKQTQTAINSVASKAQEGIKGFGQRLVQK